From a region of the Alnus glutinosa chromosome 1, dhAlnGlut1.1, whole genome shotgun sequence genome:
- the LOC133877719 gene encoding histidine kinase 4: MGLKMQQSHHHSVAVRFNEQMGTKRGYTFIQANRDWLPKFLLLWVMVMAFLSMMIYNSMDADNKVRRKEILGSMCDQRARMLQDQFSVSVNHVHALAILVSTFHYYKNPSAIDQETFAEYTGITAFERPLLSGVAYAQRVVNSERESFERQHGWIIKTMEREPSPVRDEYAPVIFTQESLSYLESLDMMSGEEDRENILRARATGKAVLTSPFRLLGSHHLGVVLTFPVYKSKLSLNPAVQEVIEATAGYVGGAFDVESLVENLLGQLAGNQAILVNVYDVTNSSDPLIMYGHQYQDSDLSLFHESKLDFGDPFRKHQMICRYHQKAPMSWTALTTAFLFFVIGLLVGYILYGAGIHIVKVEDDFHEMQELKVRAEAADVAKSQFLATVSHEIRTPMNGILGMLALLLDTELSSTQRDYAQTAQACGKALIALINEVLDRAKIDAGKLELEAVPFVLRSILDDVLSLFSEKSRHKGIELAVFVSDKVPEIVMGDPGRFRQIVTNLVGNSVKFTERGHIFVKVHLAEHAMAMVNAKAETCLNGGSDRSIFLSGGREIKTLSGCEVADERNSWDIFKHLVADEELRSEASHTMMNTNEASEHITLMVCVEDTGIGIPLCAQDRVFMPFMQADSSTSRHYGGTGIGLSISKCLVELMGGQINFISRPQVGSTFSFTAVFGRCKKNALGGMKKPNSEDLPSGFRGLKALVVDEKPVRAAVTRYHLKRLGILVEVASSFKIAAAMTGKNGSLTSRNFQPDLVLVEKDSWMSGEEGGLNVWLLDWTQNGHIFQLPKMILLATNIDKAEFDKAKAAGFADTVIMKPMRASMVAACLQQVLGIGKKRQQEKDMPNGSSFLQSLLCGKKILVVDDNRVNRRVAAGALKKFGADVECTESGKAALALLQLPHNFDACFMDIQMPEMDGFEATRRIRVMESKANEQMNGGATTDGAIRKREWHVPILAMTADVIHATYDECLKCGMDGYVSKPFEEENLYQAVAKFFKSKPISDS; encoded by the exons ATGGGTCTGAAGATGCAGCAGAGCCACCACCACTCAGTGGCAGTGAGGTTTAATGAGCAAATGGGTACCAAAAGAGGGTACACATTCATTCAGGCCAACAGGGATTGGCTCCCAAAGTTTCTTCTGCTTTGGGTCATGGTTATGGCATTCTTGAGCATGATGATCTACAATAGTATGGATGCTGATAACAAAGTGAGGAGGAAGGAGATTCTGGGAAGCATGTGTGATCAGAGAGCTAGGATGTTGCAAGATCAGTTTAGTGTTAGCGTTAATCATGTGCACGCCCTCGCCATCCTCGTTTCCACCTTCCACTACTACAAGAACCCTTCAGCAATTGATCag GAAACTTTTGCCGAGTACACAGGTATAACCGCTTTTGAGCGGCCATTACTGAGTGGGGTAGCCTATGCACAGAGAGTAGTTAATTCAGAGAGGGAAAGTTTCGAGAGACAACATGGTTGGATAATAAAGACGATGGAGAGGGAGCCTTCACCGGTGCGAGATGAGTACGCACCCGTTATATTCACTCAGGAAAGCCTCTCTTACCTTGAATCACTTGACATGATGTCAGGAGAG GAAGATCGAGAAAACATTTTGAGGGCGAGGGCTACTGGGAAAGCTGTTTTGACAAGTCCCTTCAGGCTACTGGGCTCTCATCATCTTGGTGTTGTGCTGACATTCCCCGTTTACAAATCCAAGCTCTCTTTAAACCCAGCAGTGCAAGAGGTCATTGAAGCAACTGCAGG ATATGTTGGTGGAGCCTTTGATGTTGAGTCCCTTGTGGAGAATTTACTTGGCCAACTTGCTGGGAATCAGGCAATTTTAGTGAATGTGTATGATGTCACCAACTCCTCTGATCCCCTAATCATGTATGGTCACCAATATCAAGACAGTGACTTGTCTCTTTTTCATGAAAGCAAGCTTGATTTTGGGGATCCTTTTAGGAAGCATCAAATGATATGTAG ATATCATCAGAAGGCACCCATGTCATGGACAGCACTCACCACCGCGTTCTTGTTCTTTGTGATCGGTTTACTGGTAGGTTATATCTTATATGGCGCAGGAATTCACATTGTTAAAGTTGAGGATGATTTCCATGAAATGCAAGAACTGAAAGTTCGAGCAGAAGCTGCAGATGTTGCTAAATCCCAG TTTCTAGCGACTGTTTCTCATGAAATTAGAACACCCATGAATGGCATCCTTG GAATGCTTGCTCTGCTTCTAGATACAGAATTAAGTTCGACTCAGAGGGATTATGCTCAAACTGCTCAAGCCTGTGGGAAGGCACTGATAGCATTGATTAATGAAGTGCTTGATCGGGCAAAAATAGATGCCGGCAAGTTAGAGCTGGAAGCAGTCCCATTTGTCCTCAGATCCATACTGGATGATGTCCTCTCTTTATTTTCTGAGAAGTCTAGACACAAGGGCATTGAG CTGGCAGTTTTTGTTTCCGATAAAGTTCCTGAAATTGTTATGGGGGATCCTGGGAGGTTCAGACAGATTGTTACAAATCTTGTAGGAAACTCTGTTAAA TTCACAGAACGAGGACATATATTTGTTAAAGTCCATCTAGCTGAACACGCAATGGCCATGGTAAATGCAAAAGCTGAAACTTGCTTAAATGGAGGATCTGATAGAAGTATATTTTTATCTGGTGGCCGTGAGATTAAAACCTTAAGCGGTTGTGAAGTTGCTGATGAGCGGAACAGCTGGGATATCTTTAAGCATCTAGTTGCTGATGAAGAACTCCGTTCTGAAGCTTCACATACCATGATGAACACTAATGAAGCTTCTGAACATATCACTTTGATGGTATGTGTGGAGGATACAGGAATTGGGATTCCGTTATGCGCCCAGGATCGGGTATTCATGCCGTTCATGCAGGCAGATAGCTCAACGTCTAGACATTATGGAGGAACTGGTATAGGCTTGAGCATTAGTAAGTGTCTAGTAGAGCTAATGGGTGGTCAGATAAATTTCATAAGCCGACCTCAGGTTGGCAGTACATTTTCATTCACTGCTGTTTTTGGGAGGTGTAAGAAGAATGCACTTGGTGGTATGAAAAAACCTAATTCTGAAGATTTGCCTTCTGGTTTTAGAGGATTAAAAGCATTAGTAGTTGATGAGAAACCAGTTAGAGCTGCTGTAACCAGATACCATTTAAAGAGACTAGGTATCCTGGTTGAAGTTGCTAGTAGCTTCAAGATTGCAGCTGCTATGACCGGGAAAAATGGTTCTCTTACATCTCg AAACTTCCAGCCAGATTTAGTTCTAGTTGAGAAGGATTCATGGATGTCTGGTGAGGAAGGTGGTTTGAATGTTTGGTTATTGGACTGGACACAGAATGGGCATATTTTTCAGTTGCCTAAGATGATTCTTCTCGCAACCAATATCGATAAAGCTGAATTTGATAAAGCAAAGGCAGCAGGTTTTGCAGATACTGTGATCATGAAACCTATGAGGGCAAGTATGGTTGCTGCATGTCTTCAACAGGTGCTGGGGATAGGGAAGAAGAGGCAGCAGGAGAAAGACATGCCTAATGGATCTTCTTTCCTTCAGAGCCTGCTTTGTGGCAAGAAAATTTTAGTGGTTGATGACAATAGGGTTAACCGCAGAGTTGCTGCAGGTGCACTAAAGAAGTTTGGAGCTGATGTAGAGTGCACTGAGAGTGGCAAAGCTGCACTGGCACTGCTTCAACTACCACATAATTTTGATGCCTGCTTCATGGACATTCAGATGCCAGAAATGGATGG GTTTGAGGCAACCCGTCGAATACGTGTAATGGAGAGCAAGGCAAATGAGCAAATGAATGGTGGAGCCACAACAGATGGAGCTATTAGAAAGAGAGAGTGGCATGTGCCAATATTAGCCATGACAGCTGATGTTATTCATGCAACGTATGATGAGTGCCTGAAATGTGGGATGGATGGATACGTCTCAAAGCCCTTTGAGGAAGAGAATCTTTACCAGGCGGTTGCCAAGTTTTTCAAATCCAAGCCCATCTCTGACTCATAA